One stretch of Streptomyces agglomeratus DNA includes these proteins:
- the uvrA gene encoding excinuclease ABC subunit UvrA: MPSAHDPYAPHDPYAAHDPYVRVRGADEHNLRHVDVDIPRDALVVFTGVSGSGKSSLAFGTIYAEAQRRYFESVAPYARRLIHQVGAPKVGEISGLPPAVSLEQRRSAPGSRSSVGTVTTLSNSLRMLFSRAGTYPPGAARLDSDAFSPNTAAGACPECHGLGRIHRTSEELLVPDPSLSVREGAIEAWPGAWQGKNLRDVLDALRYDVDRPWRELEQRDRDWILFTDEQPVVTVHPVRDAGRIQRPYQGTYMSARRYVMHTFADSKSQTLRARAERFLTAAPCPVCGGSRLRPEALAVTFGGRTIAELAGLPLSALARALDPAADGSETARVLTGDLRARIAVVTELGLGYLSLDRTTPTLSSGELQRLRLATQLRSGLFGVVYVLDEPSAGLHPADTEALLVVLGRLKAAGNSVFVVEHHLDVVRSADWLVDVGPLAGEHGGRVLHSGPPAALAEVAESATRRFLFDREPAPPREVREPSGLLRLNGVERHNVRGVDAAFPLGVFTAVTGVSGSGKSTLVGQVLAGVLADGATGGTTGCASAEGLEAVDRLVQVDQRPIGRTPRSNLATYTGLFDVVRKLFTATEDARARGYKAGRFSFNVAGGRCETCQGEGFVSVELLFLPSTYAPCPDCRGARYNPGTLEVTYRGRSIAEVLDLTVEAAAGFFAGTPAAERSLRALLDVGLGYLRLGQPATELSGGEAQRVKLASELQRTRRGHTVYVLDEPTTGLHPADVEVLMRQLHGLVDQGHTVVVVEHDMAVVAAADWVIDLGPGGGDEGGRIVAAGPPAEVARAANSRTAPYLARELRPS; this comes from the coding sequence ATGCCCAGTGCCCACGACCCGTACGCCCCCCACGACCCGTATGCCGCCCATGACCCTTACGTCCGTGTGCGCGGCGCCGACGAGCACAACCTGCGGCACGTCGACGTCGACATTCCGCGCGACGCGCTCGTCGTCTTCACCGGCGTCTCGGGCTCCGGAAAGTCCTCCCTGGCGTTCGGCACCATCTACGCCGAGGCCCAGCGCCGCTACTTCGAGTCCGTCGCGCCGTACGCACGCCGTCTGATCCACCAGGTGGGCGCGCCCAAGGTCGGCGAGATCAGCGGCCTGCCGCCCGCCGTGTCGCTGGAGCAGCGCAGGTCCGCGCCGGGTTCACGGTCCTCGGTCGGGACGGTCACCACCCTCTCCAACTCCCTGCGCATGCTGTTCTCCCGCGCGGGAACGTATCCGCCCGGTGCCGCTCGCCTCGACTCGGACGCGTTCTCGCCGAACACGGCGGCGGGCGCCTGCCCCGAATGCCACGGCCTCGGCCGGATCCACCGCACCAGCGAGGAACTGCTCGTACCCGACCCGTCGCTCTCCGTCCGCGAGGGTGCGATCGAGGCGTGGCCGGGTGCCTGGCAGGGCAAGAACCTGCGCGACGTGCTGGACGCGCTCAGGTACGACGTGGACCGGCCCTGGCGCGAGCTGGAACAACGGGACCGCGACTGGATCCTGTTCACCGACGAGCAGCCGGTCGTCACGGTGCACCCGGTGCGCGACGCGGGGCGTATCCAACGCCCTTACCAGGGCACGTACATGAGCGCCCGCCGCTACGTCATGCACACCTTCGCGGACTCCAAGAGCCAGACCCTGCGGGCGCGCGCCGAGCGCTTCCTGACCGCCGCGCCGTGCCCAGTGTGCGGCGGGAGCAGGCTGCGTCCCGAGGCGCTGGCGGTGACGTTCGGCGGCCGCACGATCGCCGAGCTGGCGGGGCTGCCCCTGTCGGCGCTCGCGCGCGCACTGGACCCGGCGGCCGACGGGAGCGAAACGGCGCGCGTCCTGACGGGTGACCTGCGGGCGAGGATCGCGGTCGTCACGGAGCTGGGGCTGGGCTATCTGAGTCTCGACCGTACGACGCCGACACTCTCCTCCGGCGAGCTCCAGCGCCTGCGGCTGGCGACGCAGCTGCGTTCGGGCCTCTTCGGTGTCGTGTACGTCCTGGACGAGCCGTCGGCGGGGCTGCACCCGGCCGACACCGAGGCCCTGCTGGTCGTGCTCGGCCGGCTGAAGGCCGCGGGCAACTCGGTCTTCGTCGTGGAGCACCATCTGGACGTGGTGCGCAGCGCGGACTGGCTCGTCGACGTCGGTCCGCTCGCGGGCGAGCACGGCGGCCGGGTGCTGCACAGCGGGCCGCCGGCAGCTCTGGCGGAGGTGGCCGAATCGGCGACCCGCCGCTTCCTCTTCGACCGTGAACCCGCTCCCCCGCGCGAGGTCCGCGAGCCGTCGGGTCTGCTGCGGCTGAACGGCGTGGAGCGGCACAACGTGCGCGGTGTGGACGCCGCGTTCCCTCTCGGGGTGTTCACGGCCGTGACCGGAGTGTCGGGTTCCGGCAAGTCGACGCTCGTCGGGCAGGTGCTGGCGGGGGTCCTGGCGGACGGGGCCACCGGCGGCACAACGGGCTGCGCCTCGGCCGAGGGACTGGAAGCCGTGGACCGGCTGGTGCAGGTCGACCAGCGCCCGATCGGCCGTACGCCGCGCTCCAATCTGGCGACGTACACCGGCCTCTTCGACGTCGTGCGCAAGCTCTTCACGGCCACCGAGGACGCCCGTGCGCGCGGGTACAAGGCGGGCCGGTTCTCGTTCAATGTGGCCGGCGGGCGGTGCGAGACCTGCCAGGGCGAGGGGTTCGTGTCGGTGGAGCTGCTCTTCCTGCCGAGTACGTACGCGCCGTGCCCGGACTGCCGCGGCGCGCGCTACAACCCCGGGACGCTGGAGGTCACGTACCGGGGCCGCAGCATCGCCGAGGTGCTCGACCTCACCGTCGAGGCGGCGGCCGGGTTCTTCGCGGGTACGCCGGCGGCCGAGCGCTCGCTCCGGGCCCTGCTGGACGTGGGGCTCGGCTATCTGCGCCTGGGGCAGCCCGCGACGGAGCTCTCCGGCGGCGAGGCGCAGCGCGTCAAGCTCGCGAGCGAGCTCCAGCGCACCCGCCGCGGGCACACCGTGTACGTACTGGACGAGCCGACGACCGGGCTGCACCCCGCCGATGTGGAGGTGCTGATGCGCCAGTTGCACGGGCTGGTGGACCAGGGCCACACGGTGGTGGTGGTCGAGCACGACATGGCCGTGGTGGCGGCCGCCGACTGGGTGATCGACCTGGGCCCCGGCGGCGGCGACGAGGGCGGCAGGATCGTCGCGGCGGGTCCGCCCGCCGAGGTCGCGCGGGCGGCAAACAGCCGCACGGCGCCGTACCTGGCCCGGGAGCTCCGGCCGTCCTGA